The Candidatus Hydrogenedentota bacterium DNA window GAAGTGATGTAATCGGGACACTGGTCGAATCAGTCGGAAGGTGACCGTCTTCTCTTGTGCAAGGGTGCGGAGGATGGAGCCGGCTGTACTTGTCCGTTTGGGCGTTCATCTGCGCGATGCTGCCCTGCTGTTGAAGATTCGCAAGGCACTTCACGCGCCGAGCCTGCTCGCGGGCGTTCGTCAACCACGGCAGCAGAATCGCCATCAGCAGCGAAATAATTGCGATCACCACCAGCAGTTCGATCAGGGTGAATGCGCGCGTGCGACTTCTCGTGAACGACATCTGGATTCCTTTCGGGCTCGGTCGGACCTGACGTCT harbors:
- a CDS encoding type II secretion system protein, with amino-acid sequence MSFTRSRTRAFTLIELLVVIAIISLLMAILLPWLTNAREQARRVKCLANLQQQGSIAQMNAQTDKYSRLHPPHPCTREDGHLPTDSTSVPITSLRYYMGTGDHEYGGKDGEVDLGGQFGREYAFQGTGGHDGKDSARRYMNKFL